The Streptomyces avermitilis MA-4680 = NBRC 14893 genome contains a region encoding:
- a CDS encoding DUF2075 domain-containing protein, whose product MLFRASAATVAVMALDGSLFLHLTEQFVRMHGYRPGPSEVRSWERSIPALTAALNEASLGDVEVMIEYALPLNSKRADAVLAGLHPATGEPAYVVVELKQWSQAAPDEDDPVLCHVDAYAHPVLNPIEQVRRYCEYLVNFNGAVAEHPQRVSGVAYMHNATEFGASGLREIELDDQGQLFTAERRGEFLDHLRSKLSDKHPGARAADELLAGKTVPSKQLMSVAAQEVQDREQFILLDEQQVAYRTVLNAVRKAKQSDRKEVLIVTGGPGTGKSVIALSLLGELYRQGVPALHATGSQSFTKTMRKVAGARKREVQDLFKYFNSFMTTEKNTLDVLICDEAHRIRETSANRYTPAAHRSGRPQIEELIDVARVPVFLLDEHQVVRPGEMGTVAEIKAAAAKKGFECHVVPLESQFRCGGSDAYLRWVVRLLGLEPGGPVAWDPDDRMQLLVAESPEEMESFLQNRRGQGYGARMSAGYCWTWSKEPKPGDPLPADVVIGDWARPWNLRGERAISGAPPSALWATDPAGFGQVGCVYTAQGFEYDWSGVIIGPDLIWRGDTWVTDRTASKDPVFKKSTLDSDVDRLIRNTYKVLLTRGMVGTVVYSTDPETRAKLRELVGVQREVVAV is encoded by the coding sequence TTGCTGTTCCGCGCGTCCGCCGCAACGGTCGCTGTCATGGCGCTCGACGGCTCGCTCTTCCTGCATCTCACCGAACAGTTCGTCCGCATGCATGGCTACCGCCCCGGCCCTTCCGAGGTCCGTTCCTGGGAACGCAGCATTCCCGCTCTGACGGCGGCACTGAACGAAGCGAGCCTGGGCGACGTAGAGGTCATGATCGAGTACGCGCTGCCGTTGAACAGCAAGCGCGCCGACGCCGTGCTTGCCGGGCTGCACCCAGCCACGGGAGAACCGGCGTACGTCGTGGTAGAGCTGAAACAGTGGAGCCAGGCCGCGCCTGATGAGGACGACCCGGTCCTTTGTCATGTGGACGCCTACGCACACCCGGTCCTCAATCCCATCGAGCAGGTACGCCGCTACTGCGAGTACCTCGTCAACTTCAACGGGGCGGTCGCCGAGCACCCTCAACGCGTCAGCGGGGTGGCCTACATGCACAATGCCACAGAGTTCGGGGCCAGCGGGCTACGAGAGATCGAACTTGACGACCAGGGGCAATTGTTCACTGCCGAGCGCCGAGGGGAATTCCTGGACCACCTCCGTTCCAAGCTGAGCGACAAGCACCCTGGCGCCCGAGCAGCAGACGAACTCCTCGCCGGTAAGACGGTCCCCTCCAAGCAACTGATGTCCGTCGCGGCTCAGGAGGTGCAAGACCGAGAACAGTTCATCCTCCTGGATGAGCAGCAGGTGGCGTACCGCACAGTGCTCAACGCCGTACGCAAGGCGAAGCAGTCCGATCGCAAGGAAGTCTTGATCGTCACCGGAGGTCCCGGAACGGGCAAGAGTGTCATCGCGCTTTCGTTGCTCGGTGAGCTGTACCGACAGGGCGTTCCGGCTCTACATGCCACCGGCTCTCAGTCGTTCACTAAAACCATGCGTAAGGTCGCGGGCGCCCGCAAGCGCGAAGTGCAGGACCTCTTCAAGTACTTCAACAGCTTCATGACGACAGAGAAGAACACCCTCGACGTCCTGATCTGTGACGAGGCGCACCGCATCCGCGAGACCTCCGCCAATCGCTACACCCCTGCAGCCCATCGCAGCGGTCGGCCGCAGATTGAGGAGTTGATCGACGTCGCCCGGGTGCCTGTGTTCCTCCTCGACGAACACCAAGTGGTGCGCCCCGGCGAGATGGGCACAGTGGCCGAGATCAAGGCGGCCGCCGCGAAGAAGGGCTTTGAGTGTCATGTCGTACCGCTCGAAAGCCAGTTCCGCTGCGGTGGCAGCGATGCCTACCTGCGCTGGGTCGTTCGCCTCCTCGGCCTCGAGCCGGGTGGCCCTGTCGCCTGGGACCCCGATGATCGGATGCAACTCCTGGTCGCCGAAAGCCCGGAGGAGATGGAATCGTTTCTCCAGAACCGCCGAGGGCAGGGATACGGCGCCCGAATGTCCGCGGGATACTGCTGGACCTGGTCGAAGGAGCCCAAGCCGGGCGACCCGCTCCCGGCGGACGTCGTCATCGGCGACTGGGCGCGCCCCTGGAACCTCCGGGGCGAGCGCGCCATCTCCGGCGCACCGCCGTCCGCCCTGTGGGCGACCGACCCGGCCGGCTTCGGCCAGGTGGGCTGCGTCTACACGGCACAGGGCTTCGAGTACGACTGGTCCGGCGTCATCATCGGCCCGGACCTGATCTGGCGTGGCGACACCTGGGTCACCGACCGTACCGCCTCCAAGGATCCGGTCTTCAAGAAGTCCACTCTGGATTCGGACGTCGATCGCCTGATCCGCAACACCTACAAGGTGCTGCTGACGCGGGGCATGGTCGGCACGGTGGTGTACTCCACGGATCCCGAGACGCGGGCGAAGTTGCGCGAACTGGTGGGGGTGCAACGCGAGGTGGTCGCAGTCTGA
- a CDS encoding DUF2075 domain-containing protein has protein sequence MLLLKLSAQDLLALNSRRRMVPHLAARWKHFRGSDASLSERSAWAESLVDLAKDLVAANRGNVEMIVECAATVDESDRPGAPRLIDVVLIGHHPYTRGLSVQLVELKRWSMVTRVEAATAELVHVPGMGEKKHPAVQLREYFDAFTGARGPLSGLDFECGGFAYLHNATDASVKPLMDLDAPTGAYARMYTNDGRGRLMSDLRKHFAEDGGASAAETLLRSMQLRNTPLLDAMIRSRGEDTVFTLRGRQQEVADQILGTTSLVLGDPNQPALMPDERRVVFLVTGGAGTGKSAIGLQVKAELEANGRTVKYASGSRAFNGAIQEHVGYGDREFRESFTYFSSFVTPPEPPLDVLLCDEAHRLRDRSTSRFWRPEQQGTKPQVDELLEASRLTVFFLDESQSVRPNEVGNVELIENAAKRHDAELVRYRLREQFRCGGSDAYIRWVRAVLGVTDDVAEQWTPDGLMHIEVADSPEELEQVIRSEALAGASARMVAGYCWPWTKPLGKEKRLEADVRIGDWHRPWNADSESFCENGAPPSKIWSVHQDGLEQIGCVYTAQGLEWDWCGVIMGDDMVRRDGKWVFRRGKERKDLEAGVKRVAVPGSFDPKVRASSVDDGGFARLVRHAYHVLMTRASRATVLYSTDEETRVYLKDLVGNVQIHGLRPTWENLPPEARVPHLPRPRRGGRNRSRNRRDKGQPGQKTLF, from the coding sequence ATGCTCCTGCTGAAGTTATCGGCGCAGGATCTGCTCGCCCTGAACTCACGGCGCCGCATGGTGCCCCACCTGGCCGCCAGGTGGAAACACTTCCGCGGATCGGATGCCTCGCTCTCCGAGCGTTCCGCCTGGGCGGAGAGCCTGGTCGATCTCGCCAAGGATCTGGTGGCGGCCAACCGGGGAAATGTGGAAATGATCGTGGAGTGTGCGGCGACGGTCGACGAGTCCGACCGCCCGGGTGCTCCCCGTCTCATCGACGTCGTCTTGATCGGCCATCATCCGTACACGCGCGGCCTCTCGGTGCAGCTTGTCGAGCTGAAGCGCTGGTCGATGGTGACCAGGGTGGAAGCGGCCACAGCAGAGTTGGTGCATGTACCGGGGATGGGCGAGAAGAAGCATCCGGCGGTGCAGTTGCGGGAGTACTTCGACGCCTTCACCGGTGCCAGAGGGCCGCTGAGCGGACTCGACTTCGAGTGTGGAGGCTTCGCGTACCTGCACAACGCGACGGACGCGTCCGTGAAGCCGTTGATGGACCTCGATGCGCCTACCGGCGCTTACGCCCGGATGTACACGAACGACGGCCGCGGACGGCTGATGTCGGACCTGCGCAAGCACTTCGCCGAGGACGGCGGCGCCTCCGCGGCCGAGACGCTGCTCCGCAGCATGCAGTTGCGGAACACGCCACTGCTCGACGCCATGATCAGGTCGCGTGGAGAGGACACAGTGTTCACCCTGCGTGGGCGCCAGCAGGAGGTCGCCGACCAGATCCTTGGCACGACTTCCCTTGTCCTCGGAGACCCGAATCAGCCGGCTCTCATGCCGGACGAGAGACGGGTCGTCTTCCTGGTGACGGGTGGTGCCGGTACGGGCAAGAGCGCCATCGGTTTGCAGGTCAAGGCGGAACTCGAAGCCAATGGGCGAACAGTCAAGTACGCCAGCGGCAGCCGGGCCTTCAACGGCGCGATCCAGGAGCATGTCGGCTACGGAGACCGGGAGTTCAGGGAGAGCTTCACCTACTTCAGTAGTTTCGTGACTCCACCCGAGCCCCCTTTGGATGTATTGCTCTGTGATGAGGCGCATCGTCTGCGGGACCGCTCGACCAGCCGCTTCTGGCGGCCCGAGCAGCAAGGCACAAAGCCCCAGGTGGATGAACTGCTCGAAGCGTCCCGTCTGACCGTGTTCTTCCTGGACGAGAGCCAGTCCGTGCGGCCGAACGAAGTCGGCAACGTCGAGCTGATCGAGAATGCAGCCAAGCGGCACGACGCCGAACTGGTCCGCTACAGGCTCCGCGAGCAGTTCCGGTGCGGAGGCAGCGATGCCTACATCCGATGGGTGCGAGCCGTACTCGGTGTGACGGACGACGTAGCGGAACAGTGGACGCCGGACGGGCTGATGCATATCGAGGTGGCAGACAGCCCCGAGGAACTCGAGCAGGTCATCCGCTCGGAAGCCCTCGCCGGCGCCTCAGCGCGTATGGTTGCGGGTTACTGCTGGCCTTGGACCAAGCCCCTGGGCAAGGAGAAGCGGCTCGAGGCTGACGTCCGTATCGGCGACTGGCACCGTCCGTGGAACGCTGACAGTGAGAGCTTCTGCGAGAACGGTGCTCCGCCTTCGAAGATCTGGTCGGTGCACCAGGACGGCCTCGAACAGATCGGCTGCGTGTACACCGCGCAGGGACTTGAATGGGACTGGTGCGGCGTGATCATGGGTGACGACATGGTGCGCCGTGACGGCAAGTGGGTATTTCGGCGCGGCAAGGAGCGCAAGGACCTGGAGGCGGGCGTCAAGCGCGTAGCGGTGCCGGGGTCGTTTGATCCGAAGGTGCGGGCGAGCAGCGTCGACGATGGGGGCTTCGCGCGGCTCGTCCGCCATGCCTACCACGTGCTGATGACCCGTGCCAGCCGCGCGACCGTGCTCTACTCCACGGACGAGGAGACGCGCGTCTACCTCAAGGATCTGGTGGGCAACGTCCAGATTCACGGCCTGCGCCCCACCTGGGAAAACCTACCCCCTGAGGCACGCGTACCGCATCTTCCCCGCCCGCGGCGCGGAGGGCGGAACCGTTCACGCAATCGGCGAGACAAGGGGCAGCCGGGTCAGAAAACACTGTTCTGA
- a CDS encoding aldehyde dehydrogenase family protein: MAPTLTLKSGTSWSDAWRRCLAVAPEAFRDDRVLNLWGAAWQTDGRALPATSPVDGSPIAGPPRLDGDIAGQAVRASLDQHRAWRHVPLDERRARVAATLDALTEHRELLALLLVWEIGKPWRLAQADVDRAIDGVRWYVDGIEPMVADRAPLDGPVSNIASWNYPMSVLVHAMLVQALAGNAVIAKTPTDGGVACLTLAGALAAREGIPVTLVSGSGGELSEALVRAPEIGCVSFVGGRDTGAAVATDVADLGKRHILEQEGLNTWGVWNYTDWDALTAVIPKLFDYGKQRCTAYPRFVVQRTLFDEFLAAYLPAVRTLRVGHPLAVERREDPYPELDFGPVINAAKAKELNDQVTEAIDRGAVPLHRARLTDARFLPGQDTSAYVQPVTLLNPPPSSPLHHAEPFGPVDTIVLVDTEAELLAAMNASNGALVATLSTDDRATYDRLSPQIRAFKVGHGKPRSRGDRDELFGGFGASWRGAFVGGELLVRAVTQGPAGERLPGNFPEYHLMP; encoded by the coding sequence ATGGCACCCACCCTCACCCTCAAATCCGGCACGTCCTGGTCCGACGCCTGGCGGCGCTGTCTGGCGGTCGCACCCGAGGCGTTCCGGGACGACCGGGTCCTCAACCTCTGGGGCGCCGCCTGGCAGACGGACGGCCGGGCGCTGCCCGCGACCAGTCCCGTGGACGGCAGCCCGATCGCGGGACCGCCGCGCCTGGACGGTGACATCGCCGGGCAGGCCGTACGCGCCTCGCTCGACCAGCACCGCGCCTGGCGCCACGTCCCCCTGGACGAACGCCGGGCGCGCGTCGCCGCGACCCTCGACGCGCTGACCGAACACCGCGAGCTGCTCGCCCTCCTCCTCGTCTGGGAGATCGGCAAGCCGTGGCGGCTCGCGCAGGCGGACGTGGACCGGGCGATCGACGGCGTCCGCTGGTACGTCGACGGAATCGAACCCATGGTCGCGGACCGGGCGCCGCTGGACGGACCGGTCTCCAACATCGCGAGCTGGAACTACCCGATGAGCGTGCTCGTTCACGCGATGCTGGTACAGGCACTGGCAGGCAACGCGGTCATCGCCAAGACCCCGACCGACGGCGGCGTCGCCTGTCTGACCCTGGCCGGCGCGCTCGCCGCCCGCGAAGGGATTCCCGTCACCCTCGTCAGCGGCAGCGGAGGCGAGCTCTCGGAGGCCCTGGTCCGCGCCCCCGAGATCGGCTGTGTCTCCTTCGTCGGCGGCCGCGACACGGGCGCCGCGGTGGCCACGGACGTCGCCGACCTGGGCAAGCGACACATACTCGAACAGGAGGGACTGAACACCTGGGGCGTCTGGAACTACACCGACTGGGACGCACTGACGGCCGTCATCCCCAAGCTCTTCGACTACGGCAAACAGCGCTGCACCGCCTACCCGCGCTTCGTCGTCCAGCGCACCCTGTTCGACGAGTTCCTGGCCGCGTACCTCCCGGCCGTCCGCACCCTGCGGGTCGGCCACCCGCTGGCGGTGGAGCGGCGCGAGGACCCGTACCCGGAGCTGGACTTCGGCCCGGTGATCAACGCGGCCAAGGCGAAGGAGCTGAACGACCAGGTCACCGAGGCCATCGACCGCGGCGCCGTCCCGCTGCACCGCGCCAGGCTGACCGACGCCCGCTTCCTGCCCGGCCAGGACACGTCGGCGTACGTCCAGCCGGTGACGCTCCTGAACCCGCCCCCGTCCTCGCCGCTGCACCACGCGGAACCGTTCGGCCCGGTCGACACCATCGTCCTGGTCGATACGGAGGCAGAGCTGCTGGCCGCCATGAACGCGTCCAACGGCGCGCTGGTCGCCACGTTGTCGACCGACGACAGGGCGACGTACGACCGTCTGTCCCCACAGATCCGCGCGTTCAAGGTCGGCCACGGCAAGCCTCGCTCACGCGGCGACCGCGACGAGCTGTTCGGCGGCTTCGGCGCGTCGTGGCGCGGCGCGTTCGTGGGCGGCGAGCTGCTGGTACGTGCGGTGACACAGGGGCCGGCGGGGGAGCGGCTGCCCGGCAACTTCCCGGAGTACCACCTCATGCCGTGA
- the sucD gene encoding succinate--CoA ligase subunit alpha, which translates to MAIYLTKESKVLVQGMTGGEGMKHTRRMLAAGTDVVGGVNPRKAGRAVDFDERTVPVFGSVREGREATGADVTVVFVPPAFAKAAVVEAADAGIALTVVITEGIPVHDAVAFHAYAAAKGTRIIGPNCPGLISPGQSNAGIIPADITKPGRIGLVSKSGTLTYQLMYELRDIGFSTCVGIGGDPVVGTSHIDCLAAFEADPDTELIVLIGEIGGDAEERAAAYVRDHVTKPVVGYIAGFTAPEGRTMGHAGAIVSGSSGTARAKKEALEGAGVQVGGTPTATARLVLARLEAERDVTHS; encoded by the coding sequence ATGGCCATCTACCTCACCAAGGAGAGCAAGGTCCTCGTCCAGGGCATGACCGGCGGCGAGGGCATGAAGCACACCCGCCGCATGCTCGCGGCGGGCACGGACGTCGTCGGCGGGGTCAACCCGCGCAAGGCGGGCCGTGCCGTCGACTTCGACGAGCGGACCGTCCCCGTGTTCGGCTCGGTGCGCGAGGGAAGGGAGGCGACCGGCGCCGACGTCACCGTCGTCTTCGTACCGCCTGCCTTCGCCAAGGCGGCCGTCGTCGAGGCCGCCGACGCCGGAATCGCGCTCACCGTCGTCATCACCGAGGGCATCCCGGTCCACGACGCGGTCGCCTTCCACGCGTACGCCGCCGCCAAGGGCACCCGGATCATCGGCCCCAACTGCCCCGGCCTGATCTCCCCCGGCCAGTCCAACGCGGGCATCATCCCCGCCGACATCACCAAGCCCGGCCGCATCGGCCTCGTCTCCAAGTCCGGCACCCTCACCTACCAGCTCATGTACGAGCTGCGCGACATCGGCTTCTCGACGTGCGTCGGCATCGGCGGGGACCCGGTCGTCGGCACGAGCCACATCGACTGCCTGGCCGCCTTCGAGGCGGACCCCGACACCGAACTCATCGTCCTGATCGGCGAGATCGGCGGCGACGCGGAGGAACGGGCGGCCGCGTACGTCCGCGACCACGTCACCAAGCCCGTCGTCGGCTACATCGCCGGATTCACCGCCCCCGAGGGCAGGACCATGGGGCACGCGGGGGCGATCGTGTCCGGTTCGTCCGGCACCGCGCGGGCGAAGAAGGAGGCCCTGGAGGGCGCGGGCGTGCAGGTGGGCGGCACGCCGACCGCGACGGCACGGCTGGTGCTGGCCCGACTGGAAGCGGAGCGTGACGTCACTCATAGTTGA
- a CDS encoding DUF6408 family protein, which produces MNPVEYKPARRIWFRKILIDVAAGIVTNLVLAALVAVVRLLF; this is translated from the coding sequence ATGAACCCTGTCGAGTACAAGCCCGCGCGTCGCATCTGGTTTCGTAAGATCCTGATCGACGTCGCTGCTGGCATTGTCACCAACCTTGTGTTGGCGGCGCTGGTGGCGGTAGTGCGCCTGCTCTTCTGA
- a CDS encoding DUF397 domain-containing protein — MAVLHEHLQSALVLIVLHCGRPAELPGSQGDSCVEVTRQPVAIHGRDSKAKDRPRFATTSST, encoded by the coding sequence GTGGCTGTCCTCCACGAACACCTTCAAAGCGCCCTGGTGCTCATCGTCCTGCACTGTGGGCGTCCCGCAGAGCTCCCCGGTTCCCAGGGTGACAGTTGCGTGGAGGTCACCCGGCAGCCTGTCGCCATCCACGGCCGCGACTCCAAGGCGAAGGACAGGCCTCGGTTCGCGACCACCTCGTCGACTTGA
- the sucC gene encoding ADP-forming succinate--CoA ligase subunit beta, with the protein MDLYEHQARELFADHGILVPRAEVTDSSQEARVIARRLGGRVVVKAQVKTGGRGKAGGVKLAADPAAAELTARQILGMDIKGHTVGKVMLAEPVDIEAEFYVSYVLDRAAGRFLAIASAEGGMEIEEVAATRPEAVARVPVDPAEGVTSAKAAEIAEAAGLPPATVDVLVRLWEVLLREDAVLVEVNPLVRTAQGQILALDGKVTLDDNARFRQTRWGAEAAEHGDQLEAAAAAKGLNYVKLDGEVGIIGNGAGLVMSTLDVVAGCGARPANFLDIGGGASAQIMADGLSVILSDPAVKSVFVNVFGGITACDAVADGIVQALDTVRLTKPLVVRLDGNNAARGRAILDGRRHPLVQQVTTMDGAARRAAQLADAG; encoded by the coding sequence ATGGACCTGTACGAACACCAGGCAAGGGAACTCTTCGCGGACCACGGCATCTTGGTGCCGAGGGCCGAGGTCACCGACTCGTCCCAGGAGGCGCGCGTCATCGCCCGCAGGCTCGGCGGCCGCGTCGTAGTGAAGGCGCAGGTCAAGACCGGTGGCCGCGGCAAGGCGGGTGGTGTGAAGCTCGCCGCGGACCCCGCCGCCGCCGAACTCACGGCGCGCCAGATCCTCGGCATGGACATCAAGGGACACACGGTCGGCAAGGTGATGCTGGCCGAACCCGTCGACATCGAGGCAGAGTTCTACGTCTCCTACGTACTCGACCGCGCGGCCGGCCGCTTCCTCGCCATCGCCTCCGCGGAAGGCGGCATGGAGATCGAGGAGGTGGCCGCCACCCGCCCGGAAGCCGTGGCGCGTGTCCCCGTCGACCCGGCCGAGGGTGTCACCTCCGCGAAGGCGGCCGAGATCGCGGAAGCGGCCGGGCTTCCCCCGGCGACCGTCGACGTACTCGTCCGGCTCTGGGAGGTACTGCTCCGCGAGGACGCCGTACTGGTCGAGGTGAACCCGCTCGTGCGTACGGCGCAGGGGCAGATCCTCGCCCTCGACGGCAAGGTCACGCTCGACGACAACGCCCGCTTCCGGCAGACGCGTTGGGGCGCCGAAGCCGCGGAGCACGGCGATCAGCTGGAGGCGGCGGCAGCGGCCAAGGGGCTCAACTACGTGAAGCTGGACGGCGAGGTCGGCATCATCGGCAACGGAGCGGGCCTCGTCATGTCGACGCTCGACGTGGTCGCGGGCTGCGGGGCCCGCCCCGCCAACTTCCTCGACATCGGCGGCGGCGCCTCCGCCCAGATCATGGCCGACGGCCTGTCCGTCATCCTCTCCGACCCGGCCGTGAAGTCCGTCTTCGTCAACGTCTTCGGCGGGATCACCGCCTGCGACGCGGTCGCCGACGGGATCGTGCAGGCCCTGGACACCGTCCGGTTGACCAAGCCGCTCGTGGTCCGCCTGGACGGGAACAACGCGGCACGGGGGCGGGCGATCCTCGACGGCCGCCGGCACCCCCTGGTCCAGCAGGTCACCACCATGGACGGCGCCGCGCGCCGCGCCGCCCAACTCGCCGACGCCGGCTGA
- a CDS encoding AfsR/SARP family transcriptional regulator → MFEVRLLGPVEVWQGNRRAPLGGARPLAVLAALTVHLGEVLSTERLVDFVWDEQVPATATALVATHVSAVRRALARVSEAPVIRTRPPGYVADFSPSQVDARRFEELLALGRSSAARDRPGEAADILSDALSLWRGQEALEGLGQSFARIEAARLAELRLVAQEESFGLRLALGREDETIAPLLAHVAAHPLRERPRGQLMTALFRTGRISDALRTYQEGREVLRRELGIDAGPELRALHQAVLTNDSERLGTGTGTGTGLGTGVRTGLGTGVGAGRKAKAVAAGPAATSSAPPRIPYAQDSTHRIAAPTRFGPEPTGRPAPAPSHLPPDVADFVGRTEQIAWATSLLHGVNNTTRTAPPIGVISGRSGMGKTALAVHVGHRTAELFPDGRLFVDLRASDTAPLQPADALARLLRAMGIDPETSPNGIDDLTGLYRTHVAHRRILLILDNAAGETHLRPLLPPGPGSAVLVTSRRRLVALEGAAHLDLTVPDEPEALQLLKRVAGEERTRSEPDQVAEIVTLCGRLPLAVRIAGARLAARPHWAPGRLAGRLRDERRRLNELRAGDLELRTSLELGYADLDPQERRALRRLALMELPDFAAWIAAPLLDIGTEEAEEAVERLVDCHFIDVLGVDGTGRNRYRIHDLAREHARERCLSEESAEERAAAVPRRCCGWWPAGWGWPRERRPGGPGERPGTFPSRGPYDCSTRRRKRDCWTGPRPGSPPSRPVCWRPWSTAPTKGWPVRPGISPVR, encoded by the coding sequence ATGTTCGAAGTGCGTCTGCTCGGTCCGGTGGAGGTGTGGCAGGGGAACCGGCGGGCGCCGCTCGGCGGGGCCAGACCCCTTGCCGTGCTTGCCGCGTTGACCGTCCATCTCGGCGAAGTGCTCTCCACCGAGCGACTGGTGGATTTCGTCTGGGACGAGCAGGTGCCCGCCACCGCCACCGCGCTGGTCGCCACTCATGTCTCCGCCGTGCGCCGAGCGCTCGCACGGGTCAGCGAGGCTCCGGTGATCCGGACCCGGCCGCCTGGGTATGTCGCCGACTTCAGTCCCTCACAGGTCGACGCCCGCCGTTTCGAGGAACTCCTCGCGCTGGGCCGGAGTTCGGCCGCGCGCGACCGTCCGGGCGAGGCCGCCGACATCCTGTCCGACGCCTTGAGTCTGTGGCGCGGGCAGGAGGCACTCGAAGGGCTCGGCCAGTCCTTCGCGCGGATCGAGGCCGCCCGGCTGGCGGAGCTGCGGCTGGTGGCCCAGGAGGAGTCCTTCGGTCTGCGTTTGGCGCTCGGACGCGAGGACGAGACGATCGCACCCCTCCTCGCGCATGTCGCCGCCCATCCGCTCCGGGAGCGACCGCGCGGACAGTTGATGACCGCGCTGTTCCGTACCGGCCGGATCTCTGACGCACTGCGCACGTACCAGGAGGGACGTGAGGTCCTCCGTCGCGAACTGGGCATCGACGCCGGGCCCGAGCTGCGCGCCCTGCACCAGGCTGTGCTGACCAACGACAGCGAGCGGCTGGGAACCGGCACCGGCACCGGCACCGGCCTCGGGACCGGCGTCCGCACCGGCCTCGGGACCGGCGTCGGCGCCGGCCGGAAGGCCAAGGCCGTCGCGGCAGGACCGGCCGCAACCTCCTCGGCCCCTCCCCGAATCCCGTACGCCCAGGACAGCACGCACCGGATCGCCGCCCCCACCAGGTTCGGCCCCGAGCCGACCGGCCGGCCCGCCCCCGCCCCATCCCATCTGCCCCCCGACGTGGCTGACTTCGTGGGACGGACGGAGCAGATCGCCTGGGCCACCTCGCTGCTCCACGGAGTCAACAACACCACCAGGACCGCTCCGCCGATCGGGGTGATCTCCGGACGCTCGGGGATGGGCAAGACCGCCCTCGCCGTGCACGTCGGCCACCGGACCGCCGAACTCTTCCCCGACGGCAGGCTGTTCGTGGACCTGCGCGCCTCGGACACCGCGCCGTTGCAGCCCGCCGACGCGCTCGCCAGACTGCTGCGGGCCATGGGCATCGATCCGGAGACGTCGCCGAACGGAATCGACGACCTGACCGGGCTGTACCGCACACACGTCGCACACCGGCGCATCCTGCTGATCCTCGACAACGCGGCGGGAGAGACGCATCTGCGGCCGCTGTTGCCGCCCGGCCCCGGTTCCGCGGTCCTGGTCACCAGCCGACGACGGCTGGTGGCGCTGGAGGGCGCGGCACATCTGGATCTGACCGTGCCGGACGAGCCGGAGGCGCTGCAACTGCTGAAGCGGGTGGCAGGGGAGGAGCGGACGCGGTCCGAGCCGGACCAGGTGGCGGAGATCGTCACCCTGTGCGGACGGCTGCCGCTGGCGGTACGCATCGCCGGTGCCCGGCTCGCGGCGCGCCCGCACTGGGCTCCCGGCCGCCTCGCGGGGCGGCTGCGTGACGAGCGGCGACGGCTCAACGAACTGCGCGCGGGGGATTTGGAGTTACGTACCAGTCTCGAACTGGGTTACGCGGACCTCGATCCGCAGGAGCGTCGGGCACTGCGCCGGCTGGCGCTGATGGAGCTGCCCGACTTCGCCGCGTGGATCGCCGCACCCCTGCTGGACATAGGAACGGAGGAGGCCGAGGAAGCCGTCGAGCGGTTGGTGGACTGCCACTTCATCGATGTGCTCGGCGTGGACGGGACCGGCCGCAACCGCTACCGCATCCACGACCTCGCCCGCGAGCACGCCCGGGAACGATGTCTGTCCGAGGAGAGCGCCGAAGAGCGTGCCGCGGCGGTGCCGCGGCGGTGCTGCGGCTGGTGGCCTGCTGGCTGGGGCTGGCCAAGGGAGCGGCGGCCCGGGGGCCCGGGGGAGCGGCCCGGTACTTTCCCGAGCCGGGGACCTTACGACTGCTCGACCAGGAGACGGAAGAGGGACTGCTGGACCGGCCCGCGGCCTGGTTCGCCGCCGAGCAGGCCTGTCTGCTGGCGGCCGTGGTCCACTGCGCCGACCAAGGGATGGCCCGTGCGGCCCGGGATCTCGCCGGTGCGCTGA